From a single Planococcus shenhongbingii genomic region:
- the rpsG gene encoding 30S ribosomal protein S7 translates to MPRKGPVSKRDVLPDPIYNSKLVTRLINKMMVDGKRGTSQKILYGAFELVKERSGKDAIEVYEQALTNVMPVLEVRARRVGGANYQVPVEVRPERRTTLGLRYLVNYSRLRGEKTMEERLANEILDAANNTGASVKKREDIHKMAEANKAFAHYRW, encoded by the coding sequence ATGCCTCGTAAAGGTCCTGTATCGAAACGTGACGTGTTGCCAGATCCGATTTATAATTCCAAATTGGTGACACGCTTAATTAATAAAATGATGGTTGACGGAAAAAGAGGTACTTCACAAAAAATTCTATACGGAGCGTTCGAGTTAGTTAAAGAACGCAGCGGTAAAGATGCAATTGAAGTATACGAACAAGCGTTGACAAACGTAATGCCAGTTCTTGAAGTTCGCGCTCGCCGTGTTGGTGGAGCTAACTATCAAGTACCAGTTGAAGTTCGCCCTGAACGCCGTACAACTCTTGGTCTTCGCTATCTTGTAAACTATTCACGCCTGCGTGGAGAAAAAACAATGGAAGAGCGTTTGGCTAACGAAATTCTTGATGCTGCAAACAACACTGGAGCTTCAGTTAAAAAACGTGAAGATATTCACAAAATGGCAGAAGCGAACAAAGCGTTTGCTCATTACCGCTGGTAA
- the fusA gene encoding elongation factor G, producing the protein MTREFSLDKTRNIGIMAHIDAGKTTTTERILYYTGRIHKIGETHEGASQMDWMEQEQERGITITSAATTASWKGHRVNIIDTPGHVDFTVEVERSLRVLDGAVTVLDAQSGVEPQTETVWRQATTYGVPRVVFVNKMDKIGADFLYSVGTLHDRLQANAHPIQLPIGAEEDFTGIIDLVEMNARFYGNDLGTEITDGEIPEEYRELAEEWHTKLVEAVAELDEDLMEKYLSGEEITVEELKAAIRKGTLAVEFYPVVCGTAFKNKGVQLMLDAVIDYLPSPLDVPPMTGVIPDSEEEVIRRPSEDEPFSALAFKVMTDPYVGKLTFFRVYSGSLKSGSYVQNSSKGKRERVGRILQMHANSREEISEVYCGDIAAAIGLKDTSTGDTLSDEKNQVILERMVFPEPVISLSVEPKSKADQDKMGQALAKLQEEDPTFRAHTDQETGQVIIAGMGELHLDILVDRMRREFNVEANVGAPQVSYRETFRSSAQVEGKFVRQSGGRGQFGHVWIEFSPNEEGAGFEFENAIVGGVVPREYIPAVEAGLRDSLDNGVIAGYPLIDIKAKLFDGSYHDVDSNEMAFKVAASMALKNAISKVNPVLLEPIMRVEVVIPEEYLGDIMGDITSRRGRVEGMDARGNAQVVRAMVPLAEMFGYATSLRSNTQGRGVFSMHFDHYEEVPKSISEEIIKKNKGQ; encoded by the coding sequence ATGACGAGAGAGTTCTCCTTAGACAAAACACGTAATATCGGAATCATGGCACACATCGATGCCGGTAAAACGACTACTACGGAGCGTATTTTATATTACACAGGCCGTATTCACAAAATCGGCGAAACGCATGAAGGTGCTTCTCAAATGGACTGGATGGAGCAAGAGCAGGAGCGTGGAATCACGATTACTTCTGCTGCTACAACAGCTTCTTGGAAAGGACACCGCGTCAATATCATCGATACTCCTGGACACGTAGACTTCACTGTTGAAGTTGAACGTTCATTGCGGGTACTTGATGGTGCTGTTACAGTTCTTGATGCTCAATCGGGTGTTGAACCACAAACTGAAACAGTATGGCGTCAAGCAACGACATACGGCGTACCGCGTGTTGTATTCGTCAACAAAATGGATAAAATCGGTGCAGATTTCCTTTATTCTGTAGGTACATTACATGACCGCCTGCAAGCAAACGCTCACCCAATTCAATTACCAATCGGTGCAGAAGAAGATTTCACAGGGATTATTGACCTTGTTGAAATGAATGCACGTTTCTACGGAAACGATTTGGGAACTGAAATTACTGATGGAGAGATTCCTGAAGAGTATAGAGAACTGGCTGAAGAATGGCACACTAAACTAGTGGAAGCTGTTGCTGAGCTAGATGAAGATTTGATGGAAAAATATCTTAGCGGGGAAGAAATCACTGTAGAAGAACTTAAAGCAGCAATCCGTAAAGGAACGTTGGCAGTTGAGTTTTACCCAGTGGTATGCGGAACTGCATTCAAGAACAAAGGGGTTCAATTAATGCTTGATGCAGTAATTGATTACCTGCCATCACCTCTTGACGTACCACCAATGACTGGTGTAATTCCGGATTCTGAAGAAGAAGTAATTCGCCGTCCTAGCGAAGACGAGCCATTTTCTGCGCTTGCGTTTAAAGTTATGACAGATCCATACGTAGGGAAACTAACATTCTTCCGCGTATACTCTGGATCTCTTAAATCTGGATCATATGTTCAGAACTCATCAAAAGGCAAGCGTGAACGCGTAGGTCGTATCCTGCAAATGCACGCAAACTCTCGTGAAGAGATCTCTGAAGTGTATTGTGGAGATATCGCTGCTGCAATCGGCTTAAAAGATACTTCTACTGGAGATACTTTGAGTGACGAGAAAAACCAAGTAATCCTAGAGCGCATGGTATTCCCGGAACCAGTTATTTCATTGTCAGTAGAGCCGAAATCAAAAGCGGACCAAGACAAAATGGGTCAAGCCCTTGCGAAACTGCAAGAAGAAGATCCGACTTTCCGTGCACATACAGATCAGGAAACTGGTCAAGTAATCATCGCTGGTATGGGTGAACTTCACCTTGATATCCTTGTTGACCGTATGCGCCGTGAGTTTAACGTAGAAGCTAACGTGGGTGCTCCTCAGGTATCATACCGTGAGACTTTCCGCAGCTCTGCACAAGTCGAAGGTAAATTTGTACGCCAATCTGGTGGACGCGGACAATTCGGACACGTTTGGATTGAATTCTCTCCAAACGAAGAAGGTGCAGGTTTTGAATTTGAAAATGCGATCGTTGGTGGTGTTGTTCCACGTGAATACATCCCAGCTGTTGAAGCGGGTCTTCGTGATTCTCTAGACAACGGTGTTATTGCCGGATATCCATTGATTGATATCAAAGCTAAATTGTTCGATGGTTCTTACCATGATGTTGACTCCAACGAAATGGCCTTTAAAGTAGCTGCTTCAATGGCTCTTAAAAACGCTATTTCTAAAGTTAACCCAGTTCTTCTTGAGCCAATTATGCGCGTCGAGGTTGTTATCCCTGAGGAATACCTTGGAGATATCATGGGTGACATCACGTCACGCCGTGGCCGTGTAGAAGGTATGGATGCTCGCGGAAACGCACAAGTTGTCCGTGCTATGGTTCCTCTTGCAGAAATGTTTGGTTATGCAACTTCATTGCGTTCTAACACGCAAGGCCGTGGTGTGTTCTCAATGCACTTCGATCATTATGAAGAAGTACCAAAATCAATTTCTGAAGAAATTATCAAAAAAAATAAAGGTCAATAA
- the tuf gene encoding elongation factor Tu: protein MGKAKFDRSKTHANIGTIGHVDHGKTTLTAAIATVLAKASGGEARSYAQIDNAPEEKERGITINTSHVEYETANRHYAHVDCPGHADYVKNMITGAAQMDGGILVVSAADGPMPQTREHILLSRQVGVPYLVVFMNKCDMVDDEELLELVEMEVRDLLTEYDFPGDDIPVIKGSALKALEGEAEWEEKIMELMNAVDEYIPTPPRDTDKPFMMPVEDVFSITGRGTVATGRVERGQVKIGDTVDIIGLTEEPKATTVTGVEMFRKLLDYAEAGDNIGALLRGVSRDDVQRGQVLAKPGTITPHTEFTAEVYVLSKEEGGRHTPFFTNYRPQFYFRTTDVTGVCNLPEGVEMVMPGDNIEMTVSLISPIALEEGTKFSIREGGRTVGAGVVASIQK from the coding sequence ATGGGAAAAGCTAAATTTGATCGCTCTAAAACACATGCGAATATTGGTACAATCGGTCACGTTGACCATGGTAAAACAACTTTAACTGCTGCAATCGCTACAGTTCTTGCTAAAGCATCAGGTGGGGAAGCTCGTTCTTATGCTCAAATCGATAACGCACCTGAAGAAAAAGAACGTGGTATCACTATCAATACTTCACACGTTGAGTACGAAACTGCTAATCGTCACTACGCGCACGTTGACTGCCCGGGACACGCTGACTATGTTAAAAACATGATCACTGGTGCTGCACAAATGGACGGCGGGATCCTAGTAGTATCTGCTGCTGACGGCCCAATGCCACAAACTCGTGAGCACATCCTACTTTCACGTCAAGTTGGTGTTCCTTACCTAGTAGTATTCATGAACAAATGTGATATGGTAGACGACGAAGAACTTCTTGAACTTGTTGAAATGGAAGTTCGCGATCTTCTTACTGAATATGACTTCCCTGGCGATGACATTCCTGTTATCAAAGGTTCTGCTCTTAAAGCTCTTGAAGGAGAAGCAGAGTGGGAAGAAAAAATTATGGAATTGATGAACGCTGTTGATGAGTACATTCCAACTCCACCACGTGACACTGACAAACCATTCATGATGCCAGTTGAGGACGTATTCTCAATCACTGGCCGTGGTACGGTTGCTACTGGACGCGTTGAACGTGGACAAGTTAAAATCGGTGATACTGTTGACATCATTGGTCTTACTGAAGAACCAAAAGCTACAACTGTAACAGGTGTAGAAATGTTCCGTAAATTGTTAGACTATGCTGAAGCTGGTGACAACATCGGTGCTCTTCTTCGCGGGGTTTCTCGTGACGACGTACAACGTGGACAAGTATTGGCTAAACCAGGCACAATTACTCCACACACTGAATTCACTGCTGAAGTTTATGTTCTTTCAAAAGAAGAGGGTGGACGTCACACTCCATTCTTTACAAACTACCGTCCGCAGTTCTACTTCCGTACAACTGACGTAACTGGCGTTTGTAACCTTCCTGAAGGCGTAGAAATGGTTATGCCAGGAGACAACATCGAAATGACAGTTTCTTTGATTTCTCCAATCGCTCTTGAAGAAGGAACTAAATTCTCTATTCGCGAAGGCGGCCGTACTGTAGGCGCTGGAGTAGTTGCTTCAATTCAGAAGTAA